Proteins encoded by one window of Toxotes jaculatrix isolate fToxJac2 chromosome 22, fToxJac2.pri, whole genome shotgun sequence:
- the mcat gene encoding malonyl-CoA-acyl carrier protein transacylase, mitochondrial has protein sequence MLASVVVSMTAASRGKVRSLVSLCRRLSSSQRGSTDTADRPPSEASAPLPGGETPEAQELRLRRRKNPSGCSVFLFPGQGSQFVGMGRGLLKYPNVKEMFTVSHKILGYDLLALCLEGPEEELMKTVHCQPAVFVTSLAAVERLSCENPKAIETCVAAAGFSVGEFAALVFSGAMNFAEALYAVKVRAEAMQKASELVPSGMLSVIGKRQAQYKYACLQAKEHCKSQGVEEPVCSVANYLFPDGRVIAGHQQALDFLQQNSRRLEFMRTKPLPVSGAFHTELMASATEPLREVLRQVEIRRPEINVYSNVDGKRYMNESHVRRQLVKQLVSPVKWEQTLHEIYERTQGENFPYTYEVGPGKQLGATLQKCNAKAFRKYTQVQVTTYDD, from the exons ATGTTGGCATCAGTGGTTGTCAGCATGACAGCAGCCTCCAGAGGGAAGGTCAGGTCTCTGGTGTCCCTGTGCAGGAGACTGTCCAGCAGCCAGCGCGGCTCCACGGATACAGCTGACCGTCCACCGTCTGAAGCCTCCGCTCCTCTCCCGGGCGGCGAGACGCCCGAGGCGCAGGAACTGAGGTTGAGACGCCGAAAGAACCCCAGCGGCTGCTCCGTGTTCCTCTTCCCCGGGCAGGGCAGCCAGTTTGTGGGCATGGGTAGAGGACTTTTGAAGTACCCTAATGTTAAGGAGATGTTTACGGTGTCCCACAAGATCCTCGGGTACGACCTGCTGGCTCTGTGCCTGGAGGGACCCGAGGAGGAGCTGATGAAGACGGTCCACTGTCAACCGGCGGTGTTCGTCACCTCACTGGCTGCGGTGGAGAGGCTCAGCTGCGAAAACCCAAAG GCCATTGAGACGTGTGTTGCCGCTGCAGGTTTCAGCGTTGGAGAATTTGCTGCTCTGGTCTTTTCTGGTGCCATGAACTTTGCAGAAG CCCTGTATGCGGTGAAGGTTCGTGCAGAGGCCATGCAGAAAGCGTCAGAGCTGGTTCCCAGTGGGATGCTGTCAGTCATCGGTAAACGTCAGGCTCAGTATAAATATGCTTGTCTGCAAGCTAAGGAGCACTGCAAGAGCCAGGGGGTTGAGGAGCCAGTGTGCTCTGTGGCCAACTATCTGTTCCCTGATGGCAGGGTCATCGCAGGACACCAACAG GCTCTGGATTTCCTCCAGCAGAACTCGAGACGTTTGGAGTTCATGAGGACCAAACCTCTCCCGGTCAGTGGAGCTTTTCACACTGAGCTGATGGCGTCGGCTACTGAACCCCTCAGAGAGGTTCTCAGACAGGTGGAG ATACGGCGTCCTGAGATCAACGTGTACTCCAACGTTGATGGCAAACGCTACATGAATGAGAGCCACGTGCGCAGACAGCTGGTAAAGCAGCTGGTGTCGCCTGTGAAGTGGGAGCAGACTCTGCACGAGATCTACGAGAGGACGCAGGGGGAGAACTTCCCTTACACCTACGAGGTTGGTCCGGGAAAGCAGCTCGGCGCCACACTTCAGAAGTGCAACGCCAAGGCCTTCAGGAAATACACACAAGTGCAGGTCACTACTTATGATGACTGA
- the bik gene encoding bcl-2-interacting killer, translated as MVEQTRRPSRVVSLQAGPGDVDPGTLFDVNLRVSDRRARAIARQLAAVGDQLDWEWTSRQPNRLPTLLHMLRPAQALTRTIYRDMHSQLWAFQGLSAAVKDWVVSTAPGQAILRPDALTAWVSSFKPITCTGWTRGALVTVALVAAVSLFGALWMQWKA; from the exons atggtGGAACAAACAAGACGGCCGAGTCGTGTCGTCTCTCTCCAGGCTGGACCTGGTGACGTGGACCCTGGCACCCTGTTTGACGTTAACCTCAG AGTCAGTGACAGGAGAGCTCGTGCTATTGCCCGCCAGCTGGCTGCAGTTGGAGACCAGCTGGACTGGGAGTGGACCAGCAGACAGCCAAACAGGCTACCAACTCTTCTACACATGCTGAGACCCGCTCAGGCACTGACCAGGACCATCTAtcg GGACATGCACAGCCAGTTATGGGCCTTCCAGGgtctctctgctgcagtgaaggACTGGGTAGTGAGCACTGCACCTGGGCAGGCTATCCTCAGACCTGATGCCTTGACAGCCTGG GTGTCCAGTTTTAAACCAATCACCTGCACTGGCTGGACCAGAGGAGCCCTCGTGACTGTGGCACTGGTGGCTGCAGTGAGCCTCTTCGGTGCACTGTGGATGCAATGGAAAGCCTGA